The following coding sequences lie in one Isoptericola variabilis 225 genomic window:
- a CDS encoding sirohydrochlorin chelatase, which produces MDRPTLLAISHGTASPTGASAVAALVDAVAARLVGEAPVRAGFVDVQQPDVPTCLAGLRSGAVVVVPLLLSAGYHVHVDLRADVDAALADGADVTLGGALGPDDRLVDVLVRRLDEAGGLEDGDVVVLAAAGSSDARAVADCEATGERLAARIGRPVRVGYIANAAPQLPDVVATARAENPGSRVVVASYLLAPGFFADLAVKAGGDVTTRPLLVADADAPGELVDVVVDRYRAAAT; this is translated from the coding sequence ATGGACCGGCCCACGCTCCTCGCGATCTCGCACGGCACCGCCTCGCCCACCGGGGCCAGCGCGGTCGCCGCGCTCGTCGACGCCGTCGCCGCCCGCCTCGTCGGCGAGGCCCCGGTGCGGGCGGGCTTCGTCGACGTGCAGCAGCCCGACGTGCCGACGTGCCTGGCCGGGCTGCGCTCGGGCGCGGTCGTCGTCGTGCCGCTGCTGCTCTCGGCCGGGTACCACGTGCACGTCGACCTGCGCGCAGACGTCGACGCGGCCCTCGCCGACGGTGCCGACGTCACGCTCGGCGGCGCGCTCGGGCCCGACGACCGGCTCGTCGACGTGCTCGTGCGTCGCCTCGACGAGGCCGGCGGGCTGGAGGACGGCGACGTCGTCGTGCTCGCGGCCGCCGGGTCGAGCGACGCCCGTGCGGTCGCGGACTGCGAGGCCACGGGCGAGCGGCTCGCCGCGCGGATCGGCCGGCCCGTGCGCGTCGGGTACATCGCCAACGCCGCGCCGCAGCTGCCCGACGTCGTCGCCACGGCGCGCGCGGAGAACCCCGGTTCGCGCGTCGTCGTCGCGTCGTACCTGCTCGCACCCGGCTTCTTCGCCGACCTCGCCGTCAAGGCCGGCGGCGACGTCACGACCCGCCCGCTGCTCGTCGCCGACGCAGACGCGCCCGGCGAGCTGGTCGACGTCGTCGTCGACCGCTACCGCGCGGCCGCGACGTAG
- the cobA gene encoding uroporphyrinogen-III C-methyltransferase: protein MTDETYPLGMRLAGRLVVVVGGGPVALRRVRGLLDAGARVRLVAPDVVPELAELVERSGAGAVEHLRRPYASGDLDGAWLAHTATGDLAVDEAVAADAEAARVFCVTAGDAGLATAWVPAVARTPVEPGAEVTVAVTAGRDPRRAQRVRDAVAGALESGVLPLRRVRPAPEPPDGGTRVGRVALVGGGPGDPGLITTRGRRLLARADVVVVDRLAPRALLDDLADDVEVIDVGKTSGNHPVPQERISALLVEHALAGRDVVRLKGGDPYVFGRGGEELEACRAHGIEVEVVPGVTSAVSVPAAVGIPVTHRGVARGFSVLTGHDDVGQVPAGPDHTLVLLMGVTRLAATAEALVAAGRAPSTPAAVVEDGYGPRQRVTVGTLADIAARAAAAGVQPPAVTVVGDVVTLCPAWAARTGAHTDAGTAVSDA, encoded by the coding sequence ATGACCGACGAGACCTACCCGCTCGGCATGCGCCTGGCCGGGCGGCTGGTCGTCGTCGTGGGCGGCGGTCCGGTCGCGCTGCGCCGCGTGCGGGGGCTGCTCGACGCCGGGGCGCGCGTGCGCCTCGTCGCGCCCGACGTCGTGCCGGAGCTGGCGGAGCTGGTCGAGCGCTCCGGGGCCGGCGCCGTCGAGCACCTCCGGCGCCCGTACGCGTCCGGGGACCTCGACGGCGCGTGGCTCGCGCACACCGCGACCGGCGACCTCGCGGTCGACGAGGCCGTGGCGGCCGACGCCGAGGCCGCGCGGGTCTTCTGCGTGACCGCGGGCGACGCCGGCCTGGCCACCGCGTGGGTCCCCGCGGTCGCGCGGACCCCGGTCGAGCCGGGGGCGGAGGTCACCGTGGCCGTGACGGCGGGGCGCGACCCGCGGCGCGCCCAGCGCGTGCGCGACGCGGTCGCCGGCGCGCTCGAGTCCGGCGTCCTGCCGCTGCGCCGCGTCCGGCCCGCGCCGGAGCCGCCCGACGGCGGGACGCGGGTCGGGCGGGTCGCGCTCGTCGGCGGCGGCCCCGGTGACCCGGGCCTGATCACGACGCGCGGGCGGCGGCTGCTCGCCCGCGCCGACGTCGTGGTCGTCGACCGCCTCGCCCCGCGCGCGCTGCTCGACGACCTCGCCGACGACGTCGAGGTGATCGACGTCGGCAAGACGTCCGGCAACCACCCCGTGCCGCAGGAGCGGATCTCGGCGTTGCTCGTCGAGCACGCGCTCGCCGGCCGCGACGTCGTGCGGCTCAAGGGCGGCGACCCGTACGTGTTCGGCCGCGGCGGCGAGGAGCTCGAGGCGTGCCGCGCGCACGGCATCGAGGTCGAGGTCGTGCCGGGCGTGACCTCGGCCGTGTCCGTGCCGGCCGCCGTCGGCATCCCGGTCACGCACCGCGGCGTCGCGCGCGGGTTCAGCGTGCTCACGGGGCACGACGACGTCGGGCAGGTCCCGGCCGGGCCCGACCACACGCTCGTGCTGCTCATGGGCGTCACGCGGCTCGCCGCGACGGCCGAGGCGCTCGTCGCGGCCGGGCGAGCGCCGTCGACACCGGCCGCGGTCGTCGAGGACGGGTACGGACCGCGGCAGCGCGTGACCGTCGGCACGCTCGCGGACATCGCCGCCCGCGCCGCGGCGGCGGGGGTGCAGCCGCCCGCGGTGACGGTCGTGGGCGACGTCGTGACGCTGTGCCCGGCGTGGGCGGCTCGCACCGGGGCTCACACGGACGCGGGCACGGCTGTGAGCGACGCGTGA
- a CDS encoding phosphoadenylyl-sulfate reductase, with protein MTAVSVSLGVGPNGGASSPSAPASPLAAAAAEARERAAARERAREERRARLAGVNRRRRSDTELWEIARRGQEELGGSGPGSPDEATAEEVIAWAVREFGDGLAVASSMTDSVLSYLVSRQLPWVDVLFGDTGYHFAETLGTRAAVEHELDVTVVDVRPLLTVAQQDAVHGPDLFERDAEACCRMRKVEPMRQVLAGYEAWATGLRRGDSVTRREAPLVTWDSSNNLVKINPIAAWSDDDLVSFALRHRLVVNPLLNDGYPSIGCEPCTRRVAPGEDPRAGRWAGLDKVECGLHV; from the coding sequence ATGACCGCCGTGTCCGTGTCCCTCGGGGTCGGCCCGAACGGGGGCGCCTCCTCGCCGTCCGCCCCTGCCTCGCCGCTCGCGGCCGCCGCCGCGGAGGCCCGCGAGCGGGCCGCGGCCCGCGAGCGTGCCCGCGAGGAGCGCCGCGCCCGACTCGCGGGCGTGAACCGGCGCCGTCGGTCCGACACCGAGCTGTGGGAGATCGCGCGCCGCGGCCAGGAGGAGCTCGGCGGCTCGGGCCCCGGCTCGCCCGACGAGGCGACGGCCGAGGAGGTCATCGCCTGGGCGGTGCGCGAGTTCGGCGACGGGCTCGCCGTCGCGTCCTCCATGACCGACTCCGTGCTCTCGTACCTCGTCAGCCGGCAGCTCCCGTGGGTCGACGTGCTGTTCGGCGACACCGGCTACCACTTCGCCGAGACGCTCGGGACGCGCGCCGCCGTCGAGCACGAGCTCGACGTCACCGTCGTCGACGTCCGGCCGCTCCTCACGGTCGCCCAGCAGGACGCCGTGCACGGGCCCGACCTGTTCGAGCGCGACGCCGAGGCGTGCTGCCGCATGCGCAAGGTCGAGCCGATGCGTCAGGTCCTCGCCGGGTACGAGGCGTGGGCCACGGGCCTGCGCCGCGGCGACTCGGTGACGCGGCGCGAGGCGCCCCTGGTCACGTGGGACTCGTCGAACAACCTCGTCAAGATCAACCCCATCGCGGCGTGGAGCGACGACGACCTCGTCTCGTTCGCGCTGCGGCACCGGCTGGTCGTCAACCCGCTGCTCAACGACGGCTACCCGTCGATCGGGTGCGAGCCCTGCACGCGCCGCGTCGCGCCGGGCGAGGACCCGCGCGCCGGCCGCTGGGCCGGGCTCGACAAGGTCGAGTGCGGGCTGCACGTATGA
- a CDS encoding nitrite/sulfite reductase: MTTQTTAPAPTGTAERPARPERPVRPPRAARPNGQWKVDGTTPLNHNEEFKQESDPLAVRERIEQVYAREGFDSIPGDDLHGRFRWWGLYTQRKPGIDGGRTATLEPHELEDRYFMLRVRIDGGALTTDQLRVIAGISTEFGRGTADITDRQNIQLHWVEVESVPEIWRRLEAVGLSTTEACGDVPRVILGSPVAGVAKDELIDPTPVIETIQRRYIGDPSLANLPRKFKSAITGHPSLDVVHEINDVAFVPVVHPELGVGYDLWVGGGLSTAPRLAERLGVFVTQEQVPDVWHGVVQIFRDYGYRRLRNKARLKFLLADWGVERFREVLESEYLGHPLPDGPPAPLPDTPGDHVGVHEQKDGRFYVGVAPAVGRVSGEILAKVADLAEEHGSHRVRLTPYQKLLVLDVEAEKVESLVAGLDALGLQARPSLFRRNTIACTGIEFCKLAIVETKATATSAIASLEERLGDLTNLTPITLNVNGCPNSCARIQTADIGLKGQIVMDDDGNQVPGFQVHLGGGLVSADRGDEGGLGRTVRGLKVTADELPDYVERVVRRFDAERTDGESFAHWAHRTDEEALR; the protein is encoded by the coding sequence ATGACGACGCAGACCACCGCACCGGCGCCGACCGGCACCGCCGAGCGCCCCGCCCGACCCGAGCGCCCCGTCCGCCCGCCGCGCGCCGCGCGCCCCAACGGCCAGTGGAAGGTCGACGGCACCACGCCGCTCAACCACAACGAGGAGTTCAAGCAGGAGTCGGACCCGCTCGCGGTCCGCGAGCGCATCGAGCAGGTCTACGCCCGCGAGGGCTTCGACTCGATCCCGGGCGACGACCTCCACGGGCGCTTCCGCTGGTGGGGCCTGTACACGCAGCGCAAGCCGGGGATCGACGGCGGCCGCACCGCCACGCTCGAGCCGCACGAGCTCGAGGACCGCTACTTCATGCTCCGGGTCCGGATCGACGGCGGTGCGCTCACGACCGACCAGCTGCGCGTGATCGCGGGCATCAGCACCGAGTTCGGGCGCGGCACCGCCGACATCACCGACCGCCAGAACATCCAGCTCCACTGGGTCGAGGTCGAGAGCGTGCCCGAGATCTGGCGCCGGCTCGAGGCGGTCGGCCTGTCGACCACCGAGGCCTGCGGCGACGTCCCGCGCGTCATCCTCGGCTCGCCGGTCGCCGGCGTGGCCAAGGACGAGCTCATCGACCCGACGCCGGTCATCGAGACGATCCAGCGCAGGTACATCGGCGACCCGTCGCTGGCGAACCTGCCCCGCAAGTTCAAGTCCGCGATCACGGGCCACCCGAGCCTCGACGTCGTGCACGAGATCAACGACGTCGCGTTCGTGCCGGTCGTGCACCCCGAGCTGGGCGTCGGCTACGACCTGTGGGTCGGCGGCGGCCTGTCGACCGCCCCGCGGCTCGCCGAGCGCCTCGGCGTCTTCGTCACGCAGGAGCAGGTGCCGGACGTGTGGCACGGCGTCGTGCAGATCTTCCGCGACTACGGCTACCGCCGGCTGCGCAACAAGGCCCGCCTGAAGTTCCTCCTCGCCGACTGGGGCGTCGAGAGGTTCCGCGAGGTGCTCGAGTCCGAGTACCTCGGCCACCCGCTGCCCGACGGGCCGCCCGCGCCGCTGCCGGACACGCCGGGCGACCACGTGGGCGTGCACGAGCAGAAGGACGGCCGGTTCTACGTGGGCGTCGCGCCCGCGGTCGGGCGCGTGTCGGGCGAGATCCTCGCGAAGGTCGCCGACCTGGCCGAGGAGCACGGCTCGCACCGTGTGCGGCTCACGCCGTACCAGAAGCTGCTCGTGCTCGACGTCGAGGCCGAGAAGGTCGAGTCGCTCGTCGCGGGCCTCGACGCGCTGGGCCTGCAGGCCCGCCCGAGCCTGTTCCGCCGCAACACGATCGCGTGCACGGGCATCGAGTTCTGCAAGCTCGCGATCGTCGAGACCAAGGCGACCGCGACATCGGCGATCGCCTCGCTCGAGGAGCGGCTCGGCGACCTGACGAACCTCACGCCGATCACGCTCAACGTCAACGGCTGCCCCAACTCGTGCGCCCGCATCCAGACCGCGGACATCGGACTCAAGGGTCAGATCGTCATGGACGACGACGGCAACCAGGTCCCCGGGTTCCAGGTCCACCTCGGCGGCGGGCTGGTCTCGGCCGACCGCGGCGACGAGGGCGGCCTCGGCCGCACGGTCCGCGGCCTCAAGGTCACCGCGGACGAGCTGCCCGACTACGTCGAGCGGGTCGTGCGGCGGTTCGACGCCGAGCGCACCGACGGCGAGTCGTTCGCGCACTGGGCGCACCGGACCGACGAGGAGGCCCTGCGATGA
- a CDS encoding DUF456 domain-containing protein produces MSALGELLVGAAILVGLVGIVVQVLPGSILVLGAVLVWAWVTGGTTAWVVFAVAAVAIGLAELGQWVLAGRHMRRAEVPWSTLVWGGLAGVVGFFVIPVVGLFVFFVGAVFLAELLRRRDRTAAWRATLAAVQATGITILVQLLGALVAAGAWGVGLVLT; encoded by the coding sequence GTGAGCGCGCTGGGGGAGCTGCTCGTCGGGGCCGCGATCCTCGTCGGCCTCGTCGGCATCGTCGTGCAGGTGCTGCCGGGCAGCATCCTGGTCCTCGGGGCCGTGCTCGTGTGGGCGTGGGTCACGGGCGGCACGACGGCGTGGGTCGTCTTCGCCGTCGCCGCCGTGGCGATCGGCCTCGCCGAGCTCGGGCAGTGGGTGCTCGCCGGGCGGCACATGCGCCGGGCCGAGGTGCCCTGGTCGACGCTCGTGTGGGGCGGCCTCGCGGGCGTCGTGGGCTTCTTCGTCATCCCCGTCGTGGGGTTGTTCGTGTTCTTCGTGGGCGCGGTGTTCCTCGCCGAGCTGCTGCGCCGGCGCGACCGCACGGCGGCCTGGCGCGCGACGCTCGCGGCGGTCCAGGCGACGGGCATCACGATCCTCGTGCAGCTGCTCGGCGCCCTCGTGGCCGCGGGCGCCTGGGGGGTCGGGCTCGTCCTCACCTGA
- a CDS encoding S9 family peptidase — protein MRPTDLPLVRTVSAPAVHPDGSRAVVAVTRPDLDADAYVGQLWTVPLDGGEPRRLTRGFRDTAPRFSPDGSLLAFLRATPDGPPQLFVVDARGGEPVPVTDRRLGVTDFRWSPDGARLAFASREPEQGRYGTVEGLGAGAEPPRRVTTWRYRQNGLGYHRDRPQHLFLVDVPDVHGEPVVQPAPSVEGPAEPRPVVAEPRRLTVAPVDHGAFAFAPDGRTLAVVAAVHDGADEDLRSDVLLLDLADLPADGEPKATTAVGPGANLAVHAVELDEDGALWLLAQDLGPDGRDFVARNTALYLLEGAVRADGAAPRRVTEPEDLDLAGPLVLTPAGALAVAAVRGTQQLVRVARSGDVTALTSGPVVVTGAAALPDGCAVVAYGDPGTYGDLGVVDGGSEPRRLTDFSAPLRATGVVTPAEVTVTGRDGYPVHGWVAVPDPARHGDGPHPTILMIHGGPFAAYTPGLFDETQVLADAGYAVVYCNPRGSASYGQAHGRAIRQAMGTVDLHDVLDFLDGALASDARLDGERVGIMGGSYGGYLTAWTVAHDHRFAGAIVERGFLDPETFFGTADIGSFFGLEYVGASPEAVAAQSPQAVADRVRTPTLVVHSEDDLRCPLSQAERYYATLRRHGVEAELVIFPGEDHELSRSGRPRHRLQRFETVLDWWERHLPVAR, from the coding sequence GTGCGCCCCACCGATCTCCCGCTGGTCCGCACCGTCTCCGCGCCCGCCGTCCACCCGGACGGCTCGCGCGCGGTCGTGGCGGTGACGCGGCCCGACCTCGACGCCGACGCCTACGTCGGCCAGCTCTGGACCGTGCCGCTCGACGGCGGGGAGCCGCGCCGGCTGACCCGCGGCTTCCGCGACACCGCGCCGCGGTTCTCGCCCGACGGGTCGCTCCTCGCCTTCCTGCGCGCGACGCCCGACGGGCCGCCGCAGCTGTTCGTCGTCGACGCGCGCGGCGGCGAGCCCGTCCCGGTGACCGACCGGCGGCTCGGCGTCACGGACTTCCGGTGGTCGCCCGACGGCGCCCGCCTCGCCTTCGCGAGCCGCGAGCCCGAGCAGGGCCGGTACGGCACGGTCGAGGGCCTCGGCGCCGGCGCCGAGCCGCCGCGCCGCGTCACGACGTGGCGCTACCGCCAGAACGGGCTCGGCTACCACCGCGACCGCCCGCAGCACCTCTTCCTCGTCGACGTCCCGGACGTCCACGGCGAGCCCGTCGTCCAGCCCGCACCGTCCGTCGAGGGCCCGGCCGAGCCGCGCCCCGTCGTCGCCGAGCCCCGCCGGCTGACGGTCGCGCCCGTCGACCACGGCGCGTTCGCGTTCGCGCCCGACGGCCGCACGCTCGCCGTCGTCGCGGCCGTCCACGACGGCGCGGACGAGGATCTGCGCAGCGACGTCCTCCTGCTCGACCTGGCGGACCTGCCCGCCGACGGCGAGCCCAAGGCGACCACCGCCGTCGGGCCCGGGGCGAACCTCGCCGTCCACGCCGTCGAGCTCGACGAGGACGGCGCGCTGTGGCTGCTCGCGCAGGACCTCGGGCCGGACGGGCGCGACTTCGTGGCGCGCAACACAGCCCTCTACCTGCTCGAGGGCGCGGTGCGCGCCGACGGGGCGGCGCCGCGGCGCGTCACCGAGCCCGAGGACCTCGACCTGGCCGGGCCGCTCGTGCTCACGCCCGCCGGAGCGCTCGCGGTCGCCGCGGTGCGCGGCACGCAGCAGCTCGTTCGCGTCGCGCGCTCGGGCGACGTCACCGCGCTCACGTCCGGACCGGTCGTCGTCACGGGCGCGGCCGCGCTGCCCGACGGCTGCGCGGTCGTCGCGTACGGCGACCCGGGGACGTACGGGGACCTCGGGGTGGTCGACGGCGGGAGCGAGCCGCGGCGTCTCACCGACTTCTCCGCGCCGCTGCGCGCGACCGGGGTCGTCACGCCGGCCGAGGTCACCGTCACCGGCCGGGACGGGTACCCGGTGCACGGCTGGGTCGCCGTCCCCGACCCCGCGCGGCACGGCGACGGCCCGCACCCGACGATCCTCATGATCCACGGCGGCCCGTTCGCCGCCTACACGCCCGGGCTGTTCGACGAGACGCAGGTGCTCGCGGACGCCGGGTACGCGGTCGTCTACTGCAACCCGCGCGGGTCGGCGTCGTACGGGCAGGCGCACGGCCGGGCGATCCGCCAGGCCATGGGCACGGTGGACCTGCACGACGTCCTCGACTTCCTCGACGGCGCGCTCGCGTCGGACGCGCGGCTCGACGGCGAGCGCGTCGGCATCATGGGCGGCTCGTACGGCGGGTACCTCACCGCCTGGACCGTCGCGCACGACCACCGCTTCGCCGGCGCGATCGTCGAGCGCGGCTTCCTCGACCCGGAGACGTTCTTCGGGACCGCGGACATCGGCTCGTTCTTCGGCCTCGAGTACGTCGGCGCGTCGCCCGAGGCCGTCGCGGCGCAGAGCCCGCAGGCCGTGGCGGACCGGGTGCGCACGCCCACGCTCGTCGTGCACTCCGAGGACGACCTGCGCTGCCCGCTGAGCCAGGCCGAGCGCTACTACGCGACCCTGCGCCGGCACGGCGTCGAGGCCGAGCTCGTGATCTTCCCCGGCGAGGACCACGAGCTGTCGCGGTCCGGCCGTCCGCGGCACCGGCTGCAGCGCTTCGAGACCGTCCTCGACTGGTGGGAGCGTCACCTCCCGGTGGCCCGGTGA
- a CDS encoding GNAT family N-acetyltransferase: MTAAAPGTTGLRVRVAGVDELDARTAYAVWKLRQDVFVVEQDCPYPDLDGRDLEPGTRHVVLERDGGVDGDGPPVVVGTARVLDDGDEWRVGRVVCARIVRGSGASTLLMQAALDAVAAAEAAGEARDVVLDAQSPLVGWYGRFGFVPDGAEFLEDGIPHTPMRLRRAAG; the protein is encoded by the coding sequence GTGACCGCCGCCGCGCCCGGGACGACCGGGCTGCGCGTGCGCGTGGCCGGGGTCGACGAGCTCGACGCCCGCACCGCGTACGCCGTGTGGAAGCTGCGGCAGGACGTCTTCGTCGTCGAGCAGGACTGCCCGTACCCCGACCTCGACGGCCGCGACCTCGAGCCGGGCACGAGGCACGTCGTCCTCGAGCGCGACGGCGGCGTCGACGGCGACGGGCCGCCCGTCGTCGTGGGCACCGCGCGCGTGCTCGACGACGGTGACGAGTGGCGGGTCGGGCGCGTCGTGTGCGCGCGCATCGTCCGCGGCTCCGGTGCGTCGACGCTGCTCATGCAGGCGGCGCTCGACGCCGTGGCGGCGGCCGAGGCGGCGGGGGAGGCGCGCGACGTCGTGCTCGACGCGCAGTCCCCGCTCGTGGGCTGGTACGGCCGGTTCGGGTTCGTGCCCGACGGCGCGGAGTTCCTCGAGGACGGGATCCCGCACACCCCCATGCGCCTGCGGCGCGCGGCCGGCTAG
- a CDS encoding helix-turn-helix domain-containing protein has protein sequence MVSIGEVSSMTGLSVKALRHYDDTGLLRPAEVDPVSRYRRYGVDQVRPGVVVRALRDAGVPLREVAQALEGDPADVLARHRDRVLREREREDRAHDTARRVLATLTAPVDVVERTVPALPYAGRVLVVDADPDDAADVRETDAEANALLGDLAAALQEEGAGPVGPFWTTMRPGPRPEQVELVLCWPTVRPLPRGWGGDDVETGELPARRELAVRLPAADVDDVPPGVVHPAALALFDAAAARDVEPLEGSLRQTVVVADGDVPRVELSMTVA, from the coding sequence ATGGTGAGCATCGGTGAGGTCTCGAGCATGACCGGACTGTCCGTCAAGGCGCTGCGCCACTACGACGACACGGGCCTCCTGCGTCCCGCGGAGGTCGACCCCGTGTCGCGCTACCGGCGCTACGGCGTCGACCAGGTGCGCCCGGGCGTCGTCGTGCGGGCGCTGCGCGACGCGGGGGTGCCGTTGCGGGAGGTCGCGCAGGCGCTCGAGGGCGACCCGGCCGACGTCCTCGCGCGCCACCGTGACCGGGTCCTGCGCGAGCGCGAGCGCGAGGACCGTGCGCACGACACCGCCCGCCGGGTGCTCGCGACGCTCACGGCGCCGGTCGACGTGGTCGAGCGGACCGTCCCGGCCCTGCCCTACGCGGGCCGCGTGCTCGTCGTCGACGCCGACCCCGACGACGCGGCCGACGTACGCGAGACCGACGCCGAGGCGAACGCGCTCCTCGGCGACCTGGCGGCCGCGCTCCAGGAGGAGGGCGCCGGCCCGGTGGGGCCGTTCTGGACCACGATGCGCCCCGGTCCCCGTCCCGAGCAGGTCGAGCTCGTCCTGTGCTGGCCCACGGTGCGGCCGCTCCCGCGGGGCTGGGGCGGCGACGACGTCGAGACCGGCGAGCTGCCCGCGCGCCGCGAGCTCGCCGTGCGCCTGCCCGCGGCCGACGTCGACGACGTGCCGCCCGGCGTCGTGCACCCCGCCGCGCTCGCGCTCTTCGACGCGGCCGCGGCGCGCGACGTCGAGCCGCTCGAGGGCTCGCTGCGGCAGACGGTCGTCGTCGCCGACGGCGACGTGCCCCGGGTCGAGCTGTCGATGACGGTGGCCTAG